The following are encoded together in the Arcobacter aquimarinus genome:
- a CDS encoding helicase HerA domain-containing protein: protein MSNTFDYEKLKLFYIGKEKINENYVPLVYKNKDLLTHAAIIGMTGSGKTGLGISLLEEAAIDNIPSIIIDPKGDMTNLLLTFPNLNGSDFEPWIEEQDAINNGLNVKDFAQKTADLWKNGLEKDFQSANRVEKLKNSADFTIYTPGSNAGVQISILSSFKAPSKEVLEDNDLLVSLINSTVSSILSLIDEKNDSSSKESILISSIFMNYFLEGKDLSLEELITLIVTPPFSKIGIFDLETFFAQADRLKLALKLNTIIANPAFKTWIEGETLDISNLLYDESGKAKVSIFSIAHLNDSQRMFFVSLLLNQMVSWMRRQEGTTSLKALLYMDEIFGYFPPNSNPPSKLPMLTLLKQARSFGIGIILSTQNPVDIDYKGLANIGTWFIGRLQTKQDKEKVIDGLSSTNEGNLDKNEIMNLLSNLEKRNFILKNINEDGIKLFQTRWALSYLKGPIPKEGIKKLMAEKLNSSSKKEQKNEESHTLINIEKSIPKPIIPNNLSQKYHYSSQNSAYYLQPYLICSCDIHYVNASKDIDLKTNESFKIYLDETIKEINFDEKEELESNFYDTKEKANSFYYEIPSFIQNERELKSIEKSFADYVYRNSKLTLYKNDALKITSKQDESLSDFKIRLQDRLNEKIDLEVEKLQERFKKENDSFEKKLNSLYEKLQREQQQATSTTTDTIIAIGTSILGAFFGRSSTATTIGKVATSAKGATKILKEKNDVKQVENEINQLQEQKESLKTLLENEIEKINSSNLSSNYPVEEIFIKPKRSDIYNIKLELLWKEQL, encoded by the coding sequence ATGAGTAATACTTTTGATTATGAAAAATTAAAACTTTTTTATATTGGAAAAGAAAAGATAAATGAAAACTATGTTCCTTTGGTTTATAAAAATAAAGATTTACTAACTCATGCTGCTATTATTGGTATGACAGGAAGTGGAAAAACAGGACTTGGTATTTCACTTTTAGAAGAAGCTGCTATTGATAATATTCCTTCAATAATTATTGACCCTAAAGGTGATATGACAAATCTACTTCTTACTTTTCCAAATCTAAATGGAAGTGATTTTGAACCTTGGATTGAAGAACAAGATGCAATAAACAATGGTTTAAATGTAAAAGATTTTGCACAAAAAACTGCTGATTTATGGAAAAATGGACTTGAAAAAGATTTTCAAAGTGCAAATAGAGTTGAAAAACTAAAAAACTCTGCTGATTTTACTATTTATACTCCAGGAAGTAACGCAGGAGTTCAAATCTCTATTTTGTCATCTTTTAAAGCACCTTCAAAAGAAGTTTTAGAAGATAATGATTTATTAGTTTCTTTGATAAACTCTACAGTTTCATCTATTTTATCTTTGATTGATGAAAAAAATGATTCTTCATCAAAAGAGTCTATTTTAATCTCTTCAATCTTTATGAACTATTTTTTAGAAGGAAAAGATTTAAGTCTTGAAGAATTAATTACTTTGATTGTAACTCCTCCTTTTTCAAAAATAGGAATCTTTGATTTAGAGACATTTTTTGCTCAAGCAGATAGACTAAAACTTGCCCTTAAACTGAATACAATTATTGCAAATCCAGCTTTTAAAACTTGGATAGAAGGAGAAACTTTAGATATTTCAAATCTACTTTATGATGAATCAGGAAAAGCAAAAGTTTCTATTTTTTCAATCGCTCATCTAAACGATTCTCAAAGAATGTTTTTTGTTTCACTTTTATTAAATCAAATGGTTTCTTGGATGAGAAGACAAGAGGGAACTACTTCGCTTAAAGCCCTACTTTATATGGATGAAATTTTTGGATATTTTCCACCAAATTCAAATCCTCCATCAAAATTACCGATGCTTACACTTTTAAAACAAGCAAGAAGTTTTGGAATTGGAATTATTTTATCTACTCAAAATCCAGTTGATATAGATTATAAAGGTTTAGCAAATATTGGAACTTGGTTTATAGGACGACTTCAAACTAAACAAGATAAAGAAAAAGTAATTGATGGATTAAGTTCTACAAATGAAGGGAATTTAGATAAAAATGAGATTATGAATCTTCTATCAAATTTAGAAAAAAGAAATTTTATTCTTAAAAACATAAATGAAGATGGAATAAAACTATTTCAAACAAGATGGGCTTTATCATACTTAAAAGGTCCGATTCCTAAAGAGGGAATAAAAAAACTAATGGCTGAAAAATTAAACTCTTCATCAAAAAAAGAACAAAAAAATGAAGAAAGCCACACTTTAATAAACATAGAAAAAAGTATTCCAAAACCTATTATTCCAAATAATTTATCTCAGAAATATCACTATTCATCTCAAAATAGTGCTTATTATTTACAACCTTATTTGATTTGTTCTTGTGATATTCACTATGTAAATGCAAGTAAAGATATAGATTTAAAAACTAATGAAAGTTTTAAAATCTATTTAGATGAAACAATAAAAGAGATAAATTTTGATGAAAAAGAAGAACTTGAATCAAATTTTTATGATACAAAAGAGAAAGCAAACTCTTTTTATTATGAAATTCCAAGTTTTATTCAAAATGAAAGGGAATTAAAATCAATAGAAAAAAGTTTTGCTGATTATGTTTATAGAAATTCAAAACTTACCTTGTACAAAAATGATGCTTTAAAAATTACTTCAAAACAAGATGAGAGTTTAAGTGATTTTAAAATTAGACTACAAGATAGACTAAATGAAAAAATTGATTTAGAAGTTGAAAAACTTCAAGAAAGATTCAAAAAAGAGAATGACTCTTTTGAAAAAAAACTAAACTCTTTATATGAAAAACTTCAAAGGGAACAACAACAAGCAACATCTACTACAACAGATACTATAATCGCTATAGGAACTTCTATTTTAGGAGCTTTTTTTGGTAGGTCATCAACAGCAACAACTATTGGAAAAGTAGCAACTAGTGCAAAAGGTGCTACAAAAATCTTAAAAGAAAAAAATGATGTAAAGCAAGTAGAAAATGAAATAAATCAACTACAAGAGCAAAAAGAGAGTCTTAAAACTTTACTTGAAAATGAGATTGAGAAAATCAACTCTTCAAATCTAAGTTCAAACTATCCTGTTGAAGAGATTTTTATCAAACCAAAAAGAAGTGATATTTACAATATAAAATTAGAATTATTATGGAAAGAACAATTATGA
- a CDS encoding CNNM domain-containing protein, whose product MEILIFLFVLVIGTSFLCSVLESVLLSTNITYISVLEKNQPYLGSLLKKLKTDIDKSIASILILNTIANTLGATAIGVQAQTVFESNSTLVMIISIILTFMILFFAEIIPKTIGAIYWKQLAPLAARIINIFIFITYPIILITQFITKKIGKESCDTISREELIQSTLLSEEEGVIGDFESQIIENTLKLNNVRLKDILTPRSVVYAVEKSTLLKDIIEDKRTFKFSRIPIYEDSIDNIVGIVLSKKIFKQELTESNKTLEDIMKPVFSLHENIHVAKALKLFIQKKEHMFIVHDSYNQTEGIVTLEDCLETILGLEIMDELDTTADMRKLALNKMKAKRKEKSKIEDLTNE is encoded by the coding sequence ATGGAAATTTTAATCTTTCTATTTGTTCTTGTTATTGGAACTTCGTTTTTATGTTCTGTTTTAGAATCTGTTTTATTATCCACAAATATTACTTATATTTCAGTGTTAGAAAAAAATCAACCTTACTTAGGAAGTTTACTAAAAAAATTAAAAACGGATATAGATAAATCTATCGCTTCTATCCTTATTTTAAATACTATTGCTAATACTTTAGGCGCAACTGCAATTGGAGTACAAGCACAAACTGTTTTTGAATCAAATAGCACTTTAGTTATGATAATTTCTATAATTCTTACTTTTATGATTTTGTTTTTTGCTGAAATAATTCCAAAAACTATAGGTGCAATTTATTGGAAACAATTAGCACCATTAGCTGCAAGAATTATAAATATTTTCATTTTTATCACTTATCCAATTATTTTAATAACTCAATTTATTACAAAAAAAATTGGAAAAGAGAGTTGTGATACAATTTCAAGAGAAGAGTTAATTCAATCAACTTTATTAAGTGAAGAAGAAGGGGTTATTGGAGATTTTGAATCTCAAATAATTGAAAATACTCTAAAACTTAATAATGTTAGATTAAAAGATATATTAACTCCAAGATCAGTTGTTTATGCAGTTGAAAAAAGTACTCTACTTAAAGATATTATTGAAGATAAAAGAACTTTTAAATTTTCAAGAATTCCTATTTATGAAGATAGTATAGATAATATTGTAGGAATAGTTTTAAGTAAAAAAATTTTTAAACAAGAATTAACAGAAAGCAATAAAACCCTTGAAGATATTATGAAACCAGTATTTTCGCTACATGAGAATATTCATGTGGCAAAAGCTTTAAAACTTTTTATTCAAAAAAAGGAACATATGTTTATAGTTCATGATTCTTATAACCAAACAGAAGGTATTGTAACTTTAGAAGATTGTTTAGAAACTATATTAGGACTTGAAATTATGGATGAACTAGACACTACTGCTGATATGAGAAAACTTGCTTTAAATAAAATGAAAGCAAAAAGAAAAGAAAAATCTAAAATAGAGGATTTAACAAATGAGTAA
- a CDS encoding AI-2E family transporter has protein sequence MENIIKESNFAKAFYFFGFMFLVIYALNSLSSILTPIAIAILIWFLINALATQIKRVPFLSEKIGNIIAIPLSLIIIIYSMVEIGSFIASSMMELSSTISQLDGKVNLLITKLSSMTSFDFTTPLQKFFQEFSLSSVINKIIAAFSSIFSNIIQIFLYVLFLLIDQQFFNSKLNALFPKKETREKANHILNSISKGVKTYIFITTVISLITGFLTYLICEMFSLQGAVLWGFIAFVLNFIPTIGSIIAVLIPVIFALIQFPELSDVLLLSLCLIIIQFVIGNILYPRLMGNKLNISQFVVILSLVIWGAMWGTVGMFLSVPLMMILMITLAQFHSTKNLAILISGDGKILGEK, from the coding sequence TTGGAAAATATAATAAAAGAATCAAATTTTGCAAAGGCATTTTATTTTTTTGGGTTTATGTTTTTAGTAATTTATGCACTAAATAGTTTAAGCTCTATTTTAACACCAATTGCAATAGCTATTTTAATTTGGTTTTTGATAAATGCTTTAGCAACTCAAATAAAAAGAGTTCCATTTTTAAGTGAAAAAATAGGGAATATAATAGCAATTCCTTTATCTTTAATAATAATAATTTATTCAATGGTTGAAATAGGAAGTTTTATTGCTTCAAGTATGATGGAATTAAGTTCTACTATTTCTCAACTTGATGGAAAAGTAAACTTATTGATTACAAAGCTTTCATCAATGACTTCTTTTGACTTTACAACTCCACTACAAAAGTTTTTTCAAGAATTCAGTCTTTCAAGTGTTATAAATAAAATAATTGCTGCTTTTAGTTCTATTTTTAGTAATATCATTCAAATATTTTTATATGTTCTTTTTTTATTGATAGATCAACAGTTCTTTAATTCAAAACTAAATGCACTTTTTCCTAAAAAAGAGACAAGAGAAAAAGCTAATCATATTTTAAACTCTATTTCAAAAGGTGTAAAAACATATATTTTTATCACTACAGTTATTAGTTTGATTACTGGATTCTTAACATATTTGATTTGTGAAATGTTTTCACTTCAAGGTGCTGTTTTATGGGGATTTATTGCTTTTGTATTAAATTTTATACCAACTATTGGAAGTATCATTGCTGTTTTAATTCCAGTGATTTTTGCACTTATTCAGTTTCCAGAACTTTCTGATGTTTTATTATTGAGTTTATGTTTAATAATAATTCAATTTGTAATAGGGAATATTTTATATCCAAGACTTATGGGAAATAAATTAAATATTTCTCAATTTGTTGTTATTTTATCTTTGGTTATTTGGGGTGCGATGTGGGGAACAGTAGGAATGTTTTTATCAGTTCCTTTGATGATGATTTTGATGATTACTTTAGCACAATTTCATAGTACAAAAAATCTTGCTATTTTAATTTCAGGAGATGGAAAGATTTTGGGAGAAAAATAG
- a CDS encoding L,D-transpeptidase family protein yields the protein MNRLKFIVVSIFFINSYLIANLLESKNSNINDYLLQKYKPTFTNKKNLTEYYKQNNYQTFWTQNNEIKNISIQLLEKIKNDPVLKSNDLDKLKITQIENKLESLNNLDENFEEKLLEIDFLLTELYDKYSSYLLEGSINWKAFQNKLKDLEKQSEIKAQWDRYKIEKDKKRLLIEASKNNDLSISFNQLDYNFPNANKLLDSIKQLEQIAQNGDYIKLPPFKTLRIGDKSPIVKTLRERLAQSENISINCENIIDAQNLTTNVTSLDANIQNQEIQTEENISCEEIFDEDLKNAVISFQQSHGLYADGIVGLQTQNFLNMSAKEKINKIKLNLERMRWLPRDFGEKYLLVNIPEYKLRVIENNNIKLNMAVIVGDKKYPTPIFSDKMSYIVLNPNWNIPESITKKEILPKLLKDPNYLDTKGIEIYQGWDRDASKIETKEVIETLILQDIESVPNFRFTQGPSNENPLGKVKFMFPNKHAVYLHDTPAKSLFANARRAYSHGCIRLSKPQELLNLIATDDKNITLQKADEFFKETSEKSVGLNNKIPIHIIYLTAWVDENEKLQFREDIYNFDKMQKELLF from the coding sequence ATGAATAGACTTAAGTTTATTGTTGTTTCTATTTTTTTTATAAATAGTTACTTAATTGCAAATTTATTAGAGAGTAAAAACTCAAATATAAATGACTATTTATTACAAAAGTATAAACCAACTTTTACAAATAAAAAAAATCTTACAGAATATTATAAACAAAACAACTATCAAACTTTTTGGACACAAAACAATGAAATAAAAAATATTTCTATCCAACTTTTAGAAAAAATCAAAAATGACCCTGTTTTAAAATCAAATGATTTGGATAAATTAAAAATTACACAAATAGAAAATAAACTGGAAAGTCTAAATAATCTTGATGAAAACTTTGAAGAAAAACTTTTGGAAATTGACTTTTTATTGACAGAACTTTATGATAAATATAGCTCTTATTTACTTGAAGGCTCTATAAACTGGAAAGCCTTTCAAAATAAATTAAAAGATTTAGAAAAACAAAGCGAAATAAAAGCACAATGGGATAGATATAAAATCGAAAAAGATAAAAAAAGACTTCTTATAGAAGCTTCTAAAAACAATGATTTATCTATTTCATTTAATCAACTAGATTACAATTTCCCAAATGCAAATAAATTATTGGATTCAATAAAACAGCTAGAACAAATAGCACAAAATGGGGATTATATAAAACTTCCACCTTTTAAAACTCTAAGAATTGGCGATAAATCTCCTATTGTTAAAACATTAAGAGAAAGACTAGCGCAAAGTGAAAATATCTCAATAAATTGTGAAAATATTATAGATGCACAAAATTTAACAACAAATGTAACTTCATTGGATGCAAATATTCAAAACCAAGAGATACAAACAGAAGAAAATATTTCTTGTGAAGAGATTTTTGATGAAGATTTGAAAAATGCTGTTATCTCATTTCAACAAAGTCATGGACTTTATGCCGATGGAATAGTAGGTCTTCAAACTCAAAATTTTTTAAATATGAGTGCAAAAGAAAAAATAAATAAAATAAAACTAAATCTTGAAAGAATGAGATGGCTTCCTAGAGATTTTGGTGAAAAATATCTATTAGTAAATATTCCAGAGTATAAACTAAGAGTTATAGAAAACAATAACATAAAACTAAATATGGCTGTAATAGTTGGGGATAAAAAATACCCTACTCCAATCTTTTCAGACAAAATGTCTTATATTGTTTTAAATCCGAACTGGAATATTCCTGAAAGTATTACAAAAAAAGAGATTCTTCCAAAACTTCTAAAAGATCCAAATTATTTAGATACAAAAGGCATAGAAATTTATCAAGGTTGGGATAGAGATGCTTCAAAAATTGAAACAAAAGAAGTTATAGAAACTTTAATTTTACAAGATATTGAATCTGTTCCAAATTTTAGATTTACTCAAGGACCAAGCAATGAAAATCCTCTTGGAAAAGTAAAATTTATGTTCCCAAATAAACATGCTGTTTATTTACATGATACTCCTGCTAAATCTTTGTTTGCAAATGCTAGAAGAGCTTATTCTCATGGTTGTATTAGACTTTCTAAACCTCAAGAGTTATTGAATCTTATTGCAACTGATGATAAAAATATAACTTTACAAAAAGCTGATGAGTTTTTTAAAGAAACAAGTGAAAAATCAGTTGGCTTAAACAACAAAATTCCTATTCATATCATCTATCTTACAGCTTGGGTAGATGAAAATGAAAAACTTCAATTTAGGGAAGATATTTATAACTTTGATAAAATGCAAAAAGAGTTATTATTTTAA
- a CDS encoding HugZ family protein, with product MERTIMITENLNEFLEPLKSLTIASLDEKGFPFSSYAPFVKYKHKYYVYLSLMAKHSSNLSLNSKASIFFCEDEKDCKNIFGKKRVSIQCDTKKLEQNTKQEEEILEQFREKFGKEMIDMLYKMKDFYLFEFTPFYGEAVFGFGKAYNLGGENFEVFVERTNLPHTGHGEK from the coding sequence ATGGAAAGAACAATTATGATAACAGAAAATTTAAATGAATTTTTAGAGCCTTTAAAAAGTCTTACGATAGCTTCGCTTGATGAAAAAGGTTTTCCTTTTTCATCTTATGCTCCATTTGTAAAATACAAACACAAATATTATGTTTATCTGTCTTTGATGGCAAAACACTCTTCAAATTTGAGTTTAAACTCAAAAGCTTCTATTTTCTTTTGTGAAGATGAAAAGGATTGTAAAAACATCTTTGGAAAAAAAAGAGTTTCTATTCAATGTGATACAAAAAAATTGGAGCAAAATACAAAACAAGAAGAAGAGATACTTGAACAATTTAGAGAAAAATTTGGAAAAGAGATGATAGATATGCTTTATAAAATGAAAGATTTCTATCTTTTTGAATTTACACCTTTTTATGGAGAAGCTGTTTTTGGTTTTGGAAAAGCCTATAATTTAGGTGGCGAAAACTTTGAAGTTTTTGTAGAAAGAACAAATCTTCCACACACAGGGCATGGAGAAAAATAG
- a CDS encoding CNNM domain-containing protein codes for MTLLITYLSIALFVSFMCSVLEAVLLSSTSSYIETLSKDGNSKTAKKLKDLKANIDKPISSILILNTFAHTMGAAGVGAQAQLLFGNEWQTLIAFVLTLLILYVSEIIPKTIGAIYWKNLLVPAAYIIFFMIKVTYPLVWFSSLITNYISRGKKDEINFSRDEIMAVVSMGEKEGSIHSKESVLIENLFKLKNIKTKEIMTPRSVVFALKSDITVEEAIEDDKMYIHSRIPIYSESIDDIIGIVFNQTILEESVEERDHTILRDITVPVHKISENVPVSVLIDLFVKRKTHLFIVHDNYGQTSGVVTLEDAIETLLGVEIVDEMDEVEDMQAFAKDKSKQFQDKLLVEKKRIQKLDLSKQI; via the coding sequence ATGACCCTTCTAATCACTTATCTATCTATCGCGTTGTTTGTTTCTTTTATGTGTTCTGTTCTTGAAGCTGTTTTACTTTCTAGTACTTCTTCTTATATAGAAACATTATCAAAAGATGGTAATTCTAAAACTGCTAAAAAATTAAAAGATTTAAAAGCAAATATTGATAAACCAATATCTTCTATCTTAATACTTAATACTTTTGCTCATACTATGGGAGCAGCTGGTGTTGGAGCTCAAGCACAACTTTTATTTGGTAATGAGTGGCAGACATTGATTGCATTTGTTTTAACTTTATTGATTCTTTATGTTTCAGAAATTATTCCAAAAACAATAGGTGCTATTTATTGGAAAAATCTTTTAGTTCCAGCTGCTTATATCATATTTTTTATGATTAAAGTTACTTATCCTTTGGTTTGGTTTTCAAGCCTTATTACCAACTATATTTCAAGAGGTAAAAAAGATGAAATCAATTTTTCAAGAGATGAGATTATGGCTGTTGTATCTATGGGGGAAAAAGAGGGTTCTATTCACTCAAAAGAGAGTGTTTTAATAGAAAATCTTTTCAAATTAAAAAACATAAAAACAAAAGAGATTATGACACCAAGAAGTGTAGTGTTTGCTCTAAAATCAGACATTACAGTTGAAGAAGCTATTGAAGATGATAAGATGTATATTCATTCAAGAATACCAATTTATAGTGAATCAATAGATGATATTATAGGAATAGTATTTAATCAAACTATTTTAGAAGAGAGTGTTGAAGAAAGAGACCACACAATTTTAAGAGATATTACGGTTCCTGTTCATAAGATTTCAGAAAATGTTCCAGTTTCTGTATTAATAGATTTATTTGTAAAGAGAAAAACTCACTTATTTATAGTTCATGATAACTATGGTCAAACAAGTGGAGTTGTAACTTTAGAAGATGCTATTGAGACACTTTTAGGTGTTGAAATAGTTGATGAGATGGATGAAGTTGAAGATATGCAAGCTTTTGCAAAAGATAAAAGTAAACAATTCCAAGATAAATTATTAGTAGAAAAGAAAAGAATCCAAAAGTTAGATTTGTCTAAACAAATCTAA
- a CDS encoding Eco57I restriction-modification methylase domain-containing protein, with protein MSMFQKSVINSIKQDESLVALRWAKFQEFLAKVDYIKTVKEEKYQDGFLKDVFENCLGYTLDMTNPSNYNLEREKKNETDGKKADGVIYVDNKVIGVIELKAQDTKNLDKIETQAFNYHASHSNSKYIIISNFDELRFYIDKKTAYEKFSLFNLSYEEFKKLHLLISFESIKEDIPLKLKEKTATFEQNISKELYKDFSAFRTHLFENIVKNNENIDKSTLLRLTQKLCDRIIFILFAEDRGLLTPNTIKEIITRHSQDVFGNSMYEYYKIYFNAINEGNEKLNIPKYNGGLFAKDELLDNLKIDDENLNMEAQKLSSYNFESEISVNILGHIFEQSLTDLEELQANIENTNFDKTKSKRKKDGVFYTPEYITKYIVENTLGKMCLDKREELNLSNITAPTNPKKLTKVEQQIKDNLETYKDWLFNLKILDPACGSGAFLNQALEYLIKEHKQLQNDLALMGDLFSSYTVEESVLEHNLYGVDINEDAVEIARLSLWLRTAQKGRALTNLNDKIVCANSLLEMPFEENSFDVVIGNPPYVRQEAIKEQKEALSKIYEVANGTADLYVYFYELGIRMLKENGLKGYICSNKFFRAKYGENLREYILENTTIESIADFNGVKIFEDATVDSAITIFKKQIPSENTIFQVVDIDLINNYEMKQNDLTKTSFSFSNPKELAIKQKIEKIGIPLKEWDIKINYGIKTGFNEAFIIDENIKNELIKKDSKSLEIIKPLLRGKDIKKYSVMFANKWLINSHNNPPVNIENYQAIKEHLDQYYDKLEKRSDKGITSYNLRSCAYLSSFEKDKIIYPEIASNPNAFEYDKNGYYLDKTAFLIEGNNLKYIISILNSKSLLHYMKQSIRQVGQGYQLSKIFVEVFPIPKIDEESQKPFIKLVDEILEAKQKIKDYKILLDEAIKNDNFDREIKLKKELEILENICISNEKEIDNMVYKLYDLTEDEIKIIEGI; from the coding sequence ATGTCTATGTTTCAAAAATCAGTAATAAATAGTATCAAACAAGATGAGAGTTTAGTAGCACTTCGTTGGGCAAAGTTTCAAGAGTTTTTAGCAAAAGTTGATTATATCAAAACAGTAAAAGAAGAAAAATATCAAGATGGATTTCTAAAAGATGTTTTTGAAAACTGTTTGGGTTATACCCTTGATATGACAAATCCCTCAAACTACAATCTTGAGCGAGAGAAGAAAAACGAAACCGATGGCAAAAAAGCAGATGGTGTAATATATGTAGATAACAAAGTAATAGGAGTAATCGAACTAAAAGCCCAAGATACAAAAAATCTTGACAAGATAGAAACACAAGCTTTCAACTATCATGCTTCACACTCAAACTCAAAATATATCATCATCTCAAACTTTGATGAACTACGATTTTATATCGACAAAAAAACAGCTTATGAAAAATTTTCTCTTTTTAATCTTAGTTATGAAGAGTTTAAAAAGCTTCATCTTTTAATCTCTTTTGAAAGTATCAAAGAGGATATTCCACTAAAACTAAAAGAAAAAACAGCAACCTTTGAGCAAAATATCTCAAAAGAGTTATACAAAGACTTTAGTGCTTTTAGAACTCATCTTTTTGAAAATATTGTAAAAAACAATGAAAACATAGACAAATCAACACTTCTAAGACTAACACAAAAGCTATGCGATAGAATCATATTTATACTATTTGCAGAAGATAGAGGACTTTTAACACCAAACACTATAAAAGAGATAATCACAAGACACAGCCAAGATGTCTTTGGAAACTCTATGTATGAATACTACAAAATCTACTTCAATGCCATAAATGAAGGAAATGAAAAACTAAATATTCCAAAATACAACGGTGGATTATTTGCCAAAGATGAGTTACTTGATAATCTAAAAATAGATGATGAAAACCTAAATATGGAAGCTCAAAAACTAAGTAGCTATAACTTTGAAAGTGAAATATCTGTAAATATACTAGGACACATATTTGAACAATCTTTGACAGATTTAGAAGAACTTCAAGCAAATATAGAAAATACAAATTTTGATAAAACAAAATCAAAAAGAAAAAAAGATGGAGTTTTTTATACTCCTGAATATATCACAAAATATATAGTAGAAAACACACTAGGAAAAATGTGCCTTGATAAAAGAGAAGAACTAAATCTTTCAAATATTACAGCACCAACAAATCCAAAAAAACTTACAAAAGTAGAACAGCAAATAAAAGATAATCTTGAAACATATAAAGATTGGCTTTTTAATCTAAAAATTCTTGACCCTGCGTGTGGAAGTGGTGCGTTTTTAAATCAAGCTTTAGAATACTTGATAAAAGAACATAAACAACTACAAAATGACCTTGCACTTATGGGAGATTTGTTTTCTTCTTATACAGTAGAAGAAAGCGTATTAGAACATAACCTTTATGGTGTGGATATAAATGAAGATGCTGTTGAAATAGCAAGATTATCTTTGTGGCTAAGAACTGCTCAAAAAGGTAGAGCTTTGACTAATTTGAATGATAAGATTGTTTGTGCTAATTCACTTCTTGAAATGCCATTTGAAGAAAATAGTTTTGATGTTGTTATTGGAAATCCGCCTTATGTAAGACAAGAAGCAATCAAAGAACAAAAAGAAGCATTAAGTAAGATTTATGAAGTAGCAAATGGAACAGCAGATTTATATGTTTACTTTTATGAACTTGGAATTAGAATGTTAAAAGAAAACGGATTAAAAGGGTATATTTGTTCTAATAAATTTTTTAGAGCAAAATATGGAGAAAATTTAAGAGAATATATTTTAGAGAATACAACCATTGAATCAATAGCAGATTTTAACGGAGTAAAAATTTTTGAAGATGCTACAGTTGATAGTGCAATAACAATATTTAAAAAACAAATTCCAAGTGAAAATACGATTTTTCAAGTGGTAGATATTGATTTGATAAATAATTATGAAATGAAACAAAATGATTTAACAAAAACTAGCTTTAGCTTTTCAAACCCAAAAGAATTAGCAATAAAACAAAAAATAGAAAAAATAGGTATTCCTCTAAAAGAGTGGGATATAAAGATAAATTATGGAATAAAAACTGGATTTAATGAAGCATTTATTATAGATGAAAATATTAAAAATGAATTAATAAAAAAAGACTCTAAAAGTTTAGAAATTATTAAACCACTTTTAAGAGGAAAAGATATTAAAAAATATTCTGTAATGTTCGCAAATAAATGGCTTATCAATTCACATAATAATCCACCAGTTAATATAGAAAATTATCAAGCTATTAAAGAACATTTAGACCAATATTATGACAAATTAGAAAAAAGAAGTGATAAAGGTATTACTTCTTATAATCTAAGAAGTTGTGCTTATTTAAGTAGCTTTGAAAAAGATAAAATCATATATCCAGAAATAGCAAGTAATCCAAATGCTTTTGAGTATGACAAGAATGGTTATTATTTAGACAAAACAGCTTTTTTAATTGAAGGAAATAATCTAAAATATATTATTTCTATTCTTAATTCTAAATCTTTGTTACATTATATGAAACAGTCTATAAGACAAGTAGGACAAGGTTATCAATTATCAAAAATCTTTGTTGAAGTTTTTCCAATCCCAAAAATAGATGAAGAATCACAAAAACCATTTATAAAACTTGTAGATGAGATTTTGGAAGCTAAACAAAAAATTAAAGATTATAAAATTCTACTTGATGAAGCTATAAAAAATGATAATTTTGATAGAGAAATCAAACTAAAAAAAGAACTTGAAATATTAGAAAATATTTGCATTTCAAATGAAAAAGAAATTGATAATATGGTTTATAAACTTTATGATTTAACAGAAGATGAAATTAAAATTATTGAGGGTATTTGA